CCAAGCACCATCGTCAGTTACATCGGTGATATGAAGAGCAGAGAAAGCTGCAGCTGCAACCTCCGGTTTCTGATACTCTTCATCAAAGCGGTACCAATAATCTAGAGCATTATGTCCTCGTTTGCTACAGATTTGACAGACTGGTAACTCAGGTTTAGTGGAACCGTGAGAAGAGCTTGGAAACTGAGAAGAGACTGAAAACTGAGGAGATCCTGAGAACTGTTGGTGGAAGCCACGTCCTCTGGTTGAGAAACCGTTtccacgtcctcttcctctgctACCACGTCCTCTGCCTGAGAAGTTGGACGACCGCATGGTGTGAAAGGCAAGGTGTGGAGTGACATCAGACGAGTTGGAGTAGCCTTGGAGTCGATCCTCATAACCAGTTAGTCGGGAGATCACATTTTCATAAGTTGGTTGAGGACTTCGATCCATTGAGTCTTCGATGACAGTGATTATTGGCTCATAGTCACGACTTAGGCCTCTTAAAGCAGCAaaaatcttcatcttctcacTAACAGGATCACCAATGGAAGCTAACTGATCGCAAATGTCTTTAATGCTCCGAAGATAGTCAGACATATTCTTGTCCAACTTTTCAGAGTTTTGCAGGTGACGTTGCAGTTCGAACAGTCTGGAAGAAGAGGTGCGATTGAAGTGAGAAATTAAAGTATCCCAGATCTCTTGAGCAGTTGCAACGCCAACGACTAGACGAAGAACATTCTCAGTCATTGAGCCAAGCAGCCATGCCTTAACGACTTGGTCAGACCTGGACCAACTCTCAAAGTCCAGATTGAGAACATCTTCAACCTTCCCTTCTTTGTTGCGAATAGGTATAGTCTTCTCCGGTGATTTGAGGGCGCCATTAACAAAGCCAAGTAGATCTTGAGTTTGGAGAAAAGATTCGAACTGAGATTTCCAGATAATATAGTTTTGCTCAGTGAGCTTTAGAGTAACACAATTTGAGATGTGTAGTGAAGGAGTAGAGTAGAGGTCCATG
The sequence above is drawn from the Camelina sativa cultivar DH55 chromosome 4, Cs, whole genome shotgun sequence genome and encodes:
- the LOC104783539 gene encoding uncharacterized protein LOC104783539, producing the protein MDRNMDLYSTPSLHISNCVTLKLTEQNYIIWKSQFESFLQTQDLLGFVNGALKSPEKTIPIRNKEGKVEDVLNLDFESWSRSDQVVKAWLLGSMTENVLRLVVGVATAQEIWDTLISHFNRTSSSRLFELQRHLQNSEKLDKNMSDYLRSIKDICDQLASIGDPVSEKMKIFAALRGLSRDYEPIITVIEDSMDRSPQPTYENVISRLTGYEDRLQGYSNSSDVTPHLAFHTMRSSNFSGRGRGSRGRGRGNGFSTRGRGFHQQFSGSPQFSVSSQFPSSSHGSTKPELPVCQICSKRGHNALDYWYRFDEEYQKPEVAAAAFSALHITDVTDDGAWYPDSGATAHITNTTQRLQKAQPYTGTDTVMAGDGNFLPITHIGSANLPSTSGNLPLKDVLVCPAIVKSLLSVSKLTKDYPCAITFDSDDVLIKDKQTRHVLTKGKENDGLYKLEDGKFKTF